Proteins from a single region of Ischnura elegans chromosome 2, ioIscEleg1.1, whole genome shotgun sequence:
- the LOC124154009 gene encoding ubiquitin-fold modifier-conjugating enzyme 1, whose product MVDESTRKTLSSIPLLKTKAGPRDTELWVQRLKEEYQALIKYVQNNKACDNDWFRLESNKEGTRWFGKCWFIHNLLKYEFDVEFDVPVTYPTAAPEIALPELDGKTAKMYRGGKICMTDHFKPLWARNVPKFGIAHAMALGLGPWLAVEIPDLIEKGVITYQEKST is encoded by the exons ATGGTTGATGAATCGACAAGGAAGACTTTGAGTAGTATCCCGCTGTTAAAAACTAAAGCGGGACCAAGAGATACCGAGTTATGGGTACAGAGACTTAAAGAAGAATATCAGGCGTTGATCAAA TACGTCCAGAACAATAAAGCTTGTGACAACGATTGGTTCCGACTTGAGTCGAATAAAGAAGGCACGAGGTGGTTTGGAAAATGCTGGTTTATCCATAACTTACTGAAGTACGAGTTCGATGTGGAATTTGAT GTTCCTGTCACATACCCTACGGCAGCTCCGGAAATAGCTCTTCCCGAGCTTGATGGAAAGACAGCAAAAATGTATCGCGGCGGCAAAATATGTATGACTGATCATTTCAAACCTTTGTGGGCTCGGAATGTACCCAAGTTTGGGATTGCTCATGCAATGGCTCTTGGG CTTGGACCTTGGCTGGCTGTGGAAATACCGGACTTAATAGAGAAAGGGGTTATAACGTACCAAGAGAAAAGTACTTGA